One stretch of Nocardioides perillae DNA includes these proteins:
- a CDS encoding NAD-dependent succinate-semialdehyde dehydrogenase — MSDALRGTGALFTPQLFVGGAWRDAAGGRTFAVTDPADGSELAQVADATVEDARAALDAAVAAQEEWGRTAPRERSEVLRRAFEAIVARTDELALLMSLEMGKPVAEAKGEVAYGAEFFRWFAEEAVRIAGRWMPAPAGGSRLVTIKKPVGPVLLVTPWNFPLAMGTRKIGPAVAAGCTMVLKPAEQTPLTSLALARIMQEAGLPDGVLNVVTTSEAPAVSEALQADARLRKVSFTGSTEVGRILVRQSADRLQRVSMELGGNAPFLVFDDADLDAAVEGAMVAKMRNMGEACTSANRFLVHAAVADDFAARLAERMSSLVVGRGQDDGVQVGPLIDDDAVRSVGELVEDAVAGGARVLAGATRIDGPGHFYPPTVLVDVPASARLAAEEIFGPVAPVTTFTDEDEAVRLANDTDYGLASYAYTRDLARALRLAERLDHGMVGINTGLLSNPAAPFGGVKASGFGREGGFEGIEEYLETTYVSLPAG; from the coding sequence ATGAGCGACGCACTCCGCGGCACCGGCGCCCTGTTCACCCCCCAGCTCTTCGTCGGTGGCGCGTGGCGTGACGCGGCGGGCGGGCGCACCTTCGCCGTGACCGACCCCGCCGACGGCAGCGAGCTCGCGCAGGTCGCCGACGCGACCGTCGAGGACGCCCGCGCCGCCCTCGACGCCGCGGTGGCGGCGCAGGAGGAGTGGGGCCGCACGGCCCCCCGCGAGCGCAGCGAGGTCCTGCGCCGTGCGTTCGAGGCGATCGTCGCCCGCACCGACGAGCTGGCGCTGCTGATGAGCCTCGAGATGGGCAAGCCGGTCGCCGAGGCGAAGGGCGAGGTCGCCTACGGCGCGGAGTTCTTCCGCTGGTTCGCCGAGGAGGCCGTGCGCATCGCGGGGCGCTGGATGCCCGCGCCCGCCGGCGGCTCCCGGCTGGTGACGATCAAGAAGCCGGTCGGCCCGGTGCTGCTGGTGACGCCGTGGAACTTCCCGCTCGCGATGGGCACCCGCAAGATCGGCCCGGCCGTCGCGGCGGGCTGCACGATGGTGCTCAAGCCCGCCGAGCAGACCCCGTTGACCTCGCTGGCGCTCGCGCGGATCATGCAGGAGGCCGGGCTGCCCGACGGCGTCCTCAACGTCGTCACCACCTCCGAGGCCCCCGCCGTGAGCGAGGCGCTGCAGGCCGACGCGCGGCTGCGCAAGGTCAGCTTCACCGGGTCGACCGAGGTCGGCCGGATCCTCGTGCGCCAGTCGGCCGACCGGCTGCAGCGGGTCTCGATGGAGCTCGGCGGCAACGCGCCCTTCCTCGTCTTCGACGACGCCGACCTCGACGCCGCCGTCGAGGGCGCGATGGTGGCCAAGATGCGCAACATGGGCGAGGCCTGCACGTCGGCCAACCGCTTCCTCGTCCACGCCGCGGTGGCCGACGACTTCGCCGCCCGCCTCGCGGAGCGGATGTCGTCGCTGGTCGTCGGTCGCGGCCAGGACGACGGCGTGCAGGTGGGCCCGCTCATCGACGACGACGCCGTCCGCTCGGTGGGCGAGCTCGTGGAGGACGCCGTCGCCGGCGGCGCCCGCGTGCTGGCCGGCGCCACCCGCATCGACGGCCCGGGCCACTTCTACCCGCCGACCGTGCTGGTCGACGTACCGGCCTCGGCGCGGCTGGCCGCCGAGGAGATCTTCGGCCCCGTGGCGCCGGTGACGACGTTCACCGACGAGGACGAGGCCGTGCGGCTGGCCAACGACACCGACTACGGCCTGGCGTCCTACGCCTACACCCGCGACCTGGCGCGGGCGCTGCGGCTGGCCGAGCGCCTGGACCACGGCATGGTCGGCATCAACACCGGCCTGCTCTCCAACCCCGCCGCGCCCTTCGGCGGCGTCAAGGCCAGCGGCTTCGGCCGCGAGGGCGGCTTCGAGGGCATCGAGGAGTACCTCGAGACCACCTACGTCTCGCTCCCGGCGGGCTGA
- a CDS encoding ABC transporter permease, translated as MSALSPVTDGLVVAKRNLIKIKRVPDLLVFTTLSPIMFVLLFAYVFGGAIDRSGGGSAYREFLIAGIFAQTVVFGATITGAGLAEDVQKGIVDRFRTLPMSPSAVLFGRTLSDVVNNVIVLVVMSLTGLLVGWRIREGVVDAAVGFLLLLVFAYAISWIMAWIGLLVPTPEVVNNASFIIIFPLTFIANTFVPLSTLPGPLRTFAEWNPISAVTQAARERFGNTAGVDERELTSWALQNPEVYTLIWSAIVLAVFVPLANAQFRRSTSR; from the coding sequence GTGAGCGCCCTCAGCCCGGTGACCGACGGCCTCGTCGTCGCCAAGCGCAACCTGATCAAGATCAAGCGGGTCCCCGACCTGCTGGTCTTCACCACGCTCAGCCCGATCATGTTCGTGCTGCTCTTCGCCTACGTCTTCGGCGGCGCGATCGACCGGAGCGGCGGCGGCAGCGCCTACCGCGAGTTCCTCATCGCCGGCATCTTCGCCCAGACGGTCGTCTTCGGCGCGACCATCACCGGTGCGGGCCTCGCCGAGGACGTGCAGAAGGGCATCGTCGACCGGTTCCGCACCCTGCCGATGTCACCGTCGGCCGTGCTCTTCGGCCGCACGCTCTCCGACGTCGTCAACAACGTCATCGTGCTCGTGGTCATGTCGCTGACCGGCCTGCTCGTCGGCTGGCGCATCCGCGAGGGCGTCGTGGACGCCGCGGTCGGCTTCCTGCTGCTGCTCGTCTTCGCCTACGCCATCAGCTGGATCATGGCGTGGATCGGGTTGCTGGTGCCGACACCCGAGGTCGTCAACAACGCCTCGTTCATCATCATCTTCCCGCTGACCTTCATCGCGAACACGTTCGTGCCGCTCTCCACGCTGCCGGGCCCGCTGCGCACCTTCGCCGAGTGGAACCCGATCTCCGCAGTCACCCAGGCCGCCCGTGAGCGGTTCGGCAACACCGCGGGCGTCGACGAGCGCGAGCTGACGTCGTGGGCCCTGCAGAACCCCGAGGTCTACACGCTGATCTGGTCCGCGATCGTGCTGGCGGTCTTCGTGCCGTTGGCCAACGCCCAGTTCCGCCGCTCGACCAGCCGCTGA
- a CDS encoding penicillin-binding transpeptidase domain-containing protein codes for MSAHHHRHRTRHRTRTAAAVLLLTTGLAACTGGGGGDEADRAAARAAAEQAVRGLAARDLAEVPLADGADPATATAALVEVVDGMGDLEPAVTLDEVEHLAGGQGGESGGSGEGSEGAPRATATLRWSWPLPSGAWTYTSRLALTGTGTGDWAAAWSPDVVEPSLRPGEELELVELAPARGDVLGRGGAALVTERPVVRVGVDKTQVGRAGLDRAARTVAQAVDVDPAAYVEQVRAAGPRAFVEAIVLRQEDTTPRLVRRLRATPGAVTIGTTRPLAPSRDFAAALLGRVGEATAEVVEESGGRVQPGDLVGLSGLAGRYDEQLAGTPGVQVRAVVVGDDGATGEPRVLHEADPVDGEPLRTTLDLELQTRAEQLLADVGPPSALVALRPSSGEVLVLADGPGSAGLPTASFGQYAPGSTAKVVTALALLRAGLGPDDTVTCAPQEVVDGRAFSNYDDYPAADLGRITLRRAIASSCNTALIAERRRVEPSRLTEAAAALGLGVDHDLGFPAYFGQVPPPASRTGAAAALIGQGQVLASPLAMAAVVASVQAGRAVLPQLLPDQRVDQVAPTTPLTEREAAQLRDLLRAVVTSGSGSALADAPGPPVLAKTGTAEHGEPDAAGELATHAWMVAAQGDLAVAAFVEDGASGSRTAGPLLEALLRAARDLR; via the coding sequence GTGTCCGCACACCACCACCGTCACCGCACCCGCCACCGCACCCGCACCGCAGCAGCCGTCCTGCTCCTCACCACGGGCCTGGCCGCCTGCACCGGAGGCGGCGGAGGGGACGAGGCCGACCGGGCCGCTGCCCGCGCCGCCGCCGAGCAGGCGGTCCGCGGCCTCGCCGCGCGCGACCTGGCCGAGGTCCCGCTCGCGGACGGGGCCGACCCCGCCACGGCCACGGCCGCGCTGGTCGAGGTGGTCGACGGCATGGGCGACCTCGAGCCCGCGGTGACCCTGGACGAGGTCGAGCACCTCGCGGGCGGACAGGGCGGAGAGAGCGGAGGGAGCGGTGAGGGCAGCGAGGGCGCACCCCGCGCCACCGCGACGCTCCGCTGGTCGTGGCCGCTGCCGAGCGGGGCGTGGACCTACACCAGCCGGCTGGCCCTCACCGGCACCGGCACCGGCGACTGGGCCGCGGCGTGGTCCCCCGACGTGGTCGAGCCCTCGCTGCGCCCGGGCGAGGAGCTCGAGCTCGTGGAGCTCGCCCCGGCGCGAGGCGACGTCCTGGGCCGCGGCGGTGCCGCGCTCGTCACCGAGCGACCGGTCGTGCGCGTCGGCGTCGACAAGACCCAGGTCGGCCGCGCCGGCCTCGACCGGGCGGCGCGCACGGTGGCACAGGCCGTCGACGTCGACCCCGCGGCGTACGTCGAGCAGGTGCGGGCGGCGGGCCCCCGGGCGTTCGTCGAGGCGATCGTGCTGCGCCAGGAGGACACGACCCCGCGACTCGTGCGACGCCTGCGGGCGACGCCGGGCGCGGTGACGATCGGCACGACGCGACCCCTGGCGCCCAGCCGCGACTTCGCCGCGGCGCTCCTCGGCCGCGTCGGCGAGGCCACCGCCGAGGTCGTCGAGGAGTCCGGCGGCCGCGTGCAGCCCGGTGACCTGGTCGGCCTGTCCGGGCTCGCGGGGCGCTACGACGAGCAGCTCGCCGGCACGCCCGGCGTGCAGGTGCGCGCCGTGGTGGTCGGAGACGACGGCGCGACGGGCGAGCCCCGGGTGCTCCACGAGGCCGACCCCGTCGACGGCGAACCGCTGCGCACGACCCTCGACCTCGAGCTGCAGACCCGCGCCGAGCAGCTGCTCGCCGACGTCGGGCCGCCGAGTGCCCTGGTGGCGCTGCGCCCCTCGAGCGGCGAGGTGCTGGTGCTCGCCGACGGCCCGGGGTCGGCCGGGCTGCCCACCGCCTCCTTCGGCCAGTACGCCCCCGGCTCCACCGCCAAGGTCGTCACCGCGCTCGCGCTGCTGCGCGCCGGCCTCGGGCCCGACGACACGGTGACCTGCGCGCCGCAGGAGGTCGTGGACGGCCGTGCCTTCTCCAACTACGACGACTACCCCGCCGCCGACCTCGGCCGGATCACGCTGCGGCGGGCGATCGCCAGCTCGTGCAACACCGCCCTCATCGCGGAGCGGCGCCGGGTCGAGCCGTCACGGCTGACCGAGGCCGCCGCCGCGCTCGGCCTGGGCGTCGACCACGACCTCGGCTTCCCGGCCTACTTCGGGCAGGTGCCCCCGCCTGCGTCGCGCACCGGCGCGGCCGCGGCCCTGATCGGCCAGGGCCAGGTGCTGGCCTCCCCGCTGGCGATGGCCGCCGTGGTCGCCTCGGTGCAGGCGGGCCGCGCCGTGCTGCCGCAGCTGCTGCCCGACCAGCGGGTCGACCAGGTGGCACCGACGACGCCGCTGACCGAGCGCGAGGCCGCGCAGCTGCGCGACCTGCTGCGCGCCGTGGTGACCTCGGGCAGCGGGTCGGCCCTGGCCGACGCGCCGGGGCCACCGGTGCTCGCCAAGACCGGCACGGCGGAGCACGGCGAGCCCGACGCCGCCGGCGAGCTGGCCACGCACGCCTGGATGGTCGCGGCCCAGGGCGACCTGGCGGTGGCCGCCTTCGTCGAGGACGGGGCGTCGGGATCCCGCACGGCCGGTCCGCTGCTGGAGGCCCTGCTGCGAGCGGCTCGCGACCTGCGGTGA
- a CDS encoding GNAT family N-acetyltransferase, whose protein sequence is MTSATAASAAYSVPLPDGLTQRTLRFEDARAVTDLIAAQEVADVGEQVVELADVEADWSRPSHDLAASAVGVLDGERLVGYAEVTGGDRGDACVHPDELGRGIGTWLAGWLQDRARRLGATEIGMPVPQGSPGDRLLTALGWRVRWTSWVLQLPPGREVAAPTLPAGHAVREARPDDHRAAHEVVEDAFLEWSRRDRQDFADWSATTVGRPGFEPWCLRVVTDAAGVVVGAVHVVLSGEGAERTGFVDKLAVRADRRGLGFGQALLADAFAAARAHGATRSELSTDSRTGALGLYQRVGMEVTPTWLNRGVAL, encoded by the coding sequence GTGACCAGCGCGACGGCCGCGAGCGCGGCGTACTCCGTGCCCCTGCCCGACGGGCTCACCCAGCGCACGCTGCGCTTCGAGGACGCCCGGGCCGTGACCGACCTGATCGCGGCGCAGGAGGTCGCGGACGTCGGGGAGCAGGTCGTCGAGCTCGCCGACGTCGAGGCGGACTGGTCGCGCCCCAGCCACGACCTCGCCGCCAGCGCCGTGGGCGTCCTGGACGGCGAGCGGCTGGTGGGCTACGCCGAGGTGACCGGCGGCGACCGCGGCGACGCGTGCGTGCACCCCGACGAGCTCGGCCGCGGCATCGGCACCTGGCTCGCCGGGTGGCTGCAGGACCGCGCCCGTCGGCTGGGCGCCACCGAGATCGGGATGCCGGTGCCGCAGGGCTCGCCGGGCGACCGGCTGCTGACCGCGCTCGGGTGGCGCGTGCGCTGGACCTCCTGGGTGCTCCAGCTGCCGCCCGGCCGGGAGGTCGCGGCCCCGACCCTGCCCGCGGGCCACGCCGTCCGCGAGGCGCGCCCCGACGACCACCGCGCGGCGCACGAGGTGGTCGAGGACGCCTTCCTCGAGTGGTCACGCCGCGACCGGCAGGACTTCGCGGACTGGTCCGCGACGACCGTGGGCCGGCCGGGCTTCGAGCCCTGGTGCCTGCGCGTGGTCACCGACGCCGCCGGCGTCGTGGTCGGCGCGGTCCACGTCGTGCTGTCCGGTGAGGGCGCCGAGCGCACGGGCTTCGTCGACAAGCTCGCCGTGCGCGCCGACCGGCGGGGTCTCGGCTTCGGGCAGGCGCTGCTCGCCGACGCCTTCGCCGCCGCCCGCGCCCACGGCGCCACCCGCTCCGAGCTGTCGACCGACTCGCGCACCGGCGCGCTCGGGCTCTACCAGCGGGTCGGGATGGAGGTCACCCCCACCTGGCTCAACCGCGGCGTCGCGCTCTGA
- a CDS encoding ATP-binding cassette domain-containing protein produces the protein MTTRPAVRAEGLVKTYGDVRALDGLDLTVPEGAVLGVLGPNGAGKTTAVKVLTTLVRPDSGTAEVAGVDVLADPAGVRRSIGVSGQYAAVDEYLTGFENLDMVGRLYHLGKRASRERARELLREFRLEDAADRPAKTYSGGMRRRLDLAGALVARPPVLFLDEPTTGLDPRSRTDMWEVIKGLVAGGTSLLLTTQYLEEADLLADNIVVIDHGRVIAEGTADQLKAQVGGERLEITVHEADRLDRAAEVLTPMAVGPVVREEQRRGLLVPVTGGAARLAEALRALDAEQITVDDVGLRRPTLDDVFLTLTGGTADAGTETTEVGR, from the coding sequence GTGACGACACGACCCGCAGTGCGCGCCGAGGGGCTGGTCAAGACCTACGGCGACGTGCGAGCCCTCGACGGGCTCGACCTGACCGTCCCGGAGGGTGCCGTGCTCGGCGTCCTCGGGCCCAACGGCGCCGGCAAGACGACGGCCGTCAAGGTGCTGACCACCCTCGTGCGACCCGACTCCGGCACGGCCGAGGTCGCCGGCGTCGACGTGCTGGCCGACCCCGCGGGCGTGCGCCGCTCGATCGGCGTCTCGGGGCAGTACGCCGCGGTCGACGAGTACCTCACCGGCTTCGAGAACCTCGACATGGTGGGCCGGCTCTACCACCTCGGCAAGCGGGCCTCGCGCGAGCGCGCCCGCGAGCTGCTGCGCGAGTTCCGCCTCGAGGACGCCGCGGACCGACCGGCGAAGACCTACTCCGGCGGCATGCGCCGACGCCTCGACCTCGCGGGCGCCCTGGTGGCCCGCCCGCCCGTGCTCTTCCTCGACGAGCCGACGACGGGTCTCGACCCGCGCTCGCGCACCGACATGTGGGAGGTCATCAAGGGCCTGGTGGCGGGCGGCACGTCGCTGCTGCTCACCACGCAGTACCTCGAGGAGGCCGACCTCCTCGCCGACAACATCGTGGTCATCGACCACGGCCGGGTGATCGCCGAGGGCACCGCCGACCAGCTCAAGGCGCAGGTGGGAGGCGAGCGGCTCGAGATCACGGTGCACGAGGCCGACCGGCTCGACCGTGCCGCCGAGGTGCTCACGCCCATGGCCGTCGGCCCCGTGGTGCGCGAGGAGCAGCGCCGCGGCCTGCTCGTGCCGGTCACCGGCGGGGCGGCCCGGCTCGCCGAGGCGCTGCGCGCCCTCGACGCCGAGCAGATCACCGTCGACGACGTCGGGCTGCGCCGCCCCACGCTCGACGACGTCTTCCTGACCCTGACCGGTGGCACCGCCGACGCCGGCACCGAGACCACGGAGGTGGGCCGGTGA
- a CDS encoding redoxin domain-containing protein: protein MPTLTDFTAATPTGEEKPLSEYAGKVVLVVNTASQCGFTPQLEGLEKVYQDYRDQGLVVLGFPCDQFGHQAPGTGAEQGEFCQRNYGVSFPIFEKVEVNGPGAHPLYQWLRSEKSGLLGSKVKWNFTKFLVGRDGTVLKRYGSTTKPEKIAADIEAALAR, encoded by the coding sequence GTGCCCACGCTGACCGACTTCACCGCCGCCACCCCGACCGGGGAGGAGAAGCCGCTCTCGGAGTACGCCGGGAAGGTCGTGCTGGTCGTCAACACCGCCTCGCAGTGCGGCTTCACGCCCCAGCTCGAGGGGCTCGAGAAGGTCTACCAGGACTACCGCGACCAGGGCCTGGTCGTGCTGGGCTTCCCGTGCGACCAGTTCGGCCACCAGGCGCCGGGCACCGGGGCGGAGCAGGGGGAGTTCTGCCAGCGCAACTACGGCGTGTCCTTCCCGATTTTCGAGAAGGTCGAGGTCAACGGACCCGGCGCCCACCCGCTCTACCAGTGGCTGCGCAGCGAGAAGTCCGGCCTGCTCGGGAGCAAGGTGAAGTGGAACTTCACCAAGTTCCTCGTCGGTCGCGACGGCACCGTGCTCAAGCGCTACGGCTCGACGACCAAGCCCGAGAAGATCGCCGCCGACATCGAGGCCGCGCTCGCCCGCTGA
- a CDS encoding acyl-CoA dehydrogenase family protein, producing the protein MTTPSFDLGPDHLELQQWVRTFARDVVRPAAAEWDEREDFPWPVLEEAAKIGLYSLDFFATQSFDETGLGIPVTMEELFWGDAGIGLAIVGTTLAAASVRANGTDEQVGEWVPAMFGTPGDLRTAAFCSSEPDAGSDVSAMRTRAAYDEARDEWVLDGTKTWATNGGMADIHVVTAVVDPELKARGQASFVVPPGTPGLSQGQKFAKHGIRASHTAEVVLDGVRLPGRCLLGGKERLDERLARAREGSGDRTQPSMATFERTRPAVGAQAIGIARAAYEYALDYARQREQFGRPIVENQAIAFMLADMRTSIDAARLLVWRAAWMAAQGKRFEAAEGSMSKLVAGETAIEVTGKAMQILGGNGFTRDYPVERMARDARIYTIFEGTSEIQRLVIARAISGARLR; encoded by the coding sequence GTGACGACGCCATCGTTCGACCTCGGCCCCGACCACCTCGAGCTGCAGCAGTGGGTGCGCACCTTCGCCCGCGACGTCGTGCGCCCCGCCGCGGCGGAGTGGGACGAGCGCGAGGACTTCCCGTGGCCCGTGCTGGAGGAGGCCGCCAAGATCGGCCTCTACTCCCTCGACTTCTTCGCCACGCAGTCCTTCGACGAGACCGGCCTCGGCATCCCGGTCACGATGGAGGAGCTCTTCTGGGGCGACGCCGGCATCGGCCTGGCCATCGTCGGCACCACCCTGGCCGCCGCCTCCGTGCGCGCCAACGGCACCGACGAGCAGGTCGGCGAGTGGGTCCCTGCGATGTTCGGCACCCCGGGCGACCTGCGCACGGCCGCCTTCTGCTCCTCCGAGCCCGACGCCGGCAGCGACGTGTCCGCGATGCGCACGCGCGCGGCGTACGACGAGGCGCGCGACGAGTGGGTGCTCGACGGCACCAAGACCTGGGCGACCAACGGCGGCATGGCCGACATCCACGTCGTCACGGCGGTCGTCGACCCGGAGCTCAAGGCGCGCGGCCAGGCCAGCTTCGTGGTGCCGCCGGGCACGCCGGGGCTCAGCCAGGGCCAGAAGTTCGCCAAGCACGGCATCCGCGCCTCCCACACCGCCGAGGTGGTGCTCGACGGCGTGCGCCTGCCGGGGCGCTGCCTGCTCGGCGGCAAGGAGCGGCTCGACGAGCGGCTCGCACGCGCCCGCGAGGGCTCCGGCGACCGCACGCAGCCGTCGATGGCGACCTTCGAGCGCACCCGCCCCGCGGTCGGCGCGCAGGCGATCGGCATCGCGCGCGCGGCCTACGAGTACGCGCTGGACTACGCCCGCCAGCGCGAGCAGTTCGGCCGCCCGATCGTCGAGAACCAGGCAATCGCCTTCATGCTCGCCGACATGCGCACCTCGATCGACGCGGCGCGGCTGCTGGTGTGGCGCGCGGCGTGGATGGCGGCGCAGGGCAAGCGCTTCGAGGCCGCCGAGGGGTCCATGTCCAAGCTGGTCGCCGGCGAGACCGCGATCGAGGTCACCGGCAAGGCGATGCAGATCCTCGGCGGCAACGGCTTCACCCGCGACTACCCCGTCGAGCGGATGGCGCGCGACGCCCGCATCTACACGATCTTCGAGGGCACCTCCGAGATCCAGCGGCTCGTCATCGCGCGCGCGATCTCGGGGGCGCGGCTGCGGTGA
- a CDS encoding YceI family protein, with protein sequence MGIFNRSESRTATSTAPAPATAAPAGAFDAGTTALADVSGQYTIDASHSHVGFSARHAMVTTVRGAFKDFEGTATVDTANPAASSVQLTIQVASVDTGSADRDGHLASADFFDAATYPTITFRSTDVQRDGSEWTVTGDLTIKDVTKPVTVVFEETGSATDPFGNTRVGFEGEVVVNRKDWGLTWNAALETGGVLVSEKVKLGFDVSAIRSA encoded by the coding sequence ATGGGCATCTTCAACCGCAGCGAGTCCCGCACCGCCACCTCGACCGCCCCCGCCCCCGCCACCGCAGCCCCCGCGGGCGCCTTCGACGCCGGCACCACCGCGCTCGCCGACGTCTCGGGGCAGTACACGATCGACGCCAGCCACTCCCACGTCGGCTTCTCGGCCCGCCACGCGATGGTCACCACCGTCCGCGGCGCGTTCAAGGACTTCGAGGGCACCGCGACGGTCGACACCGCGAACCCGGCGGCCTCCTCGGTGCAGCTGACCATCCAGGTCGCCAGCGTCGACACCGGCAGCGCCGACCGCGACGGGCACCTCGCCTCGGCCGATTTCTTCGACGCCGCGACCTACCCGACCATCACCTTCCGCTCCACCGACGTGCAGCGCGACGGCTCGGAGTGGACGGTCACCGGCGACCTGACCATCAAGGACGTCACCAAGCCCGTCACCGTCGTCTTCGAGGAGACCGGCTCGGCGACCGACCCCTTCGGCAACACCCGCGTCGGCTTCGAGGGCGAGGTCGTCGTCAACCGCAAGGACTGGGGCCTCACCTGGAACGCCGCGCTCGAGACCGGCGGCGTCCTGGTGTCGGAGAAGGTCAAGCTCGGCTTCGACGTCTCCGCCATCCGCTCCGCCTGA
- a CDS encoding VOC family protein, whose amino-acid sequence MVDTHSPTFRLRATVVGTPDPRGLAEFWGELLEWEVRESEPDWVRIGPPDSEDPGLSFQLETDHVPPVWPAGPGQQQMQLHLDVLVDDLEAAVGRAQALGARVAEHQPEPDVLRVLLDPDGHPFCLFLPGA is encoded by the coding sequence ATGGTCGACACCCACTCCCCGACGTTCCGGCTGCGCGCGACCGTGGTCGGCACACCCGACCCGCGCGGCCTCGCGGAGTTCTGGGGTGAGCTGCTCGAGTGGGAGGTCCGCGAGTCGGAGCCCGACTGGGTGCGCATCGGGCCTCCGGACAGCGAGGACCCCGGGCTCTCCTTCCAGCTCGAGACCGACCACGTGCCGCCGGTGTGGCCCGCCGGGCCTGGCCAGCAGCAGATGCAGCTGCACCTCGACGTGCTCGTCGACGACCTGGAGGCCGCGGTCGGCCGCGCGCAGGCGCTGGGTGCCCGGGTGGCCGAGCACCAGCCCGAGCCCGACGTCCTGCGGGTGCTGCTCGACCCCGACGGCCACCCCTTCTGCCTGTTCCTGCCGGGGGCCTGA
- a CDS encoding DEAD/DEAH box helicase has product MSDAPTDTPTDSTTFADLGLSDEVLAALRDVGYETPSPIQAATIPPLLEGRDVVGLAQTGTGKTAAFALPILSRLDLSQKAPQALVLAPTRELALQVCEAFERYAARTAGVHVLPVYGGQGYGVQLSALRRGVHVVVGTPGRIMDHLEKGTLDLSQLRFLVLDEADEMLKMGFADDVETILAETPATKDVALFSATMPPQIRRISKKYLDDPVEISVKTKTQTNASITQRYLLVSYPQKVDALTRILEVENFEGMIVFVRTKQATEVLAERLRARGYSAAAINGDIAQQQRERTVNQLKDGSLDILVATDVAARGLDVERISHVVNFDIPTDHESYVHRIGRTGRAGRTGDAISFVTPRERGLLKAIEKGTKATLQQMQLPSAEDVNSTRLARFDDAITAALADTEKVDFFRDVVAHYVRHHDVAEVDVAAALATVLQGDEPMLIDPAAEPKPVRMDSGGDRADRGDRPGRGERPGRGERERRPRGREGDFATYKIAVGKRHKVEPRQIVGAIANEGGLSRSDFGNISIRPDFSLVELPKELPAGAWDALRSTRISGKLIELQLDRGPGSGGGSSSGRPDRKPRHKG; this is encoded by the coding sequence GTGAGTGATGCACCGACCGACACGCCGACCGACAGCACGACCTTCGCCGACCTCGGACTGAGCGACGAGGTGCTGGCGGCGCTGCGCGACGTCGGCTACGAGACGCCCTCCCCGATCCAGGCCGCCACCATCCCGCCGCTCCTCGAGGGCCGCGACGTCGTCGGCCTCGCCCAGACCGGCACCGGCAAGACCGCCGCCTTCGCGCTGCCGATCCTCAGCCGCCTCGACCTCTCGCAGAAGGCGCCGCAGGCGCTGGTGCTGGCGCCCACCCGCGAGCTCGCGCTGCAGGTCTGCGAGGCGTTCGAGCGGTACGCCGCCCGCACCGCCGGCGTGCACGTCCTGCCCGTCTACGGCGGCCAGGGCTACGGCGTGCAGCTCTCCGCGCTGCGCCGCGGCGTGCACGTGGTCGTGGGCACCCCGGGCCGGATCATGGACCACCTGGAGAAGGGCACGCTCGACCTCTCGCAGCTGCGCTTCCTGGTGCTCGACGAGGCCGACGAGATGCTCAAGATGGGCTTCGCCGACGACGTCGAGACGATCCTCGCCGAGACGCCGGCGACCAAGGACGTCGCGCTCTTCTCGGCCACGATGCCGCCCCAGATCCGCCGCATCTCGAAGAAGTACCTCGACGACCCGGTCGAGATCTCGGTCAAGACGAAGACCCAGACCAACGCCTCCATCACCCAGCGCTACCTGCTGGTGTCCTACCCCCAGAAGGTCGACGCGCTCACGCGCATCCTCGAGGTGGAGAACTTCGAGGGGATGATCGTCTTCGTCCGCACCAAGCAGGCCACCGAGGTGCTCGCCGAGCGGCTGCGCGCCCGGGGCTACTCCGCGGCCGCGATCAACGGCGACATCGCCCAGCAGCAGCGCGAGCGCACCGTCAACCAGCTCAAGGACGGCTCGCTCGACATCCTCGTCGCCACCGACGTCGCCGCCCGCGGCCTCGACGTCGAGCGCATCAGCCACGTCGTCAACTTCGACATCCCGACCGACCACGAGTCCTACGTCCACCGCATCGGCCGCACGGGCCGGGCGGGCCGCACCGGCGACGCGATCTCCTTCGTCACCCCCCGCGAGCGGGGCCTGCTCAAGGCGATCGAGAAGGGCACCAAGGCGACGCTGCAGCAGATGCAGCTGCCGAGCGCCGAGGACGTCAACTCCACCCGGCTCGCGCGCTTCGACGACGCGATCACCGCCGCGCTCGCCGACACCGAGAAGGTCGACTTCTTCCGCGACGTGGTCGCCCACTACGTGCGCCACCACGACGTGGCGGAGGTCGACGTGGCCGCGGCGCTGGCCACGGTGCTGCAAGGCGACGAGCCGATGCTCATCGACCCGGCCGCGGAGCCCAAGCCGGTGCGCATGGACAGCGGGGGCGACCGCGCCGACCGGGGCGACCGACCCGGGCGGGGCGAGCGACCCGGCCGCGGCGAGCGCGAGCGGCGCCCGCGCGGTCGCGAGGGCGACTTCGCGACGTACAAGATCGCGGTCGGCAAGCGCCACAAGGTCGAGCCGCGCCAGATCGTGGGGGCGATCGCCAACGAGGGCGGGCTGTCGCGCTCGGACTTCGGCAACATCTCGATCCGCCCCGACTTCTCCCTCGTCGAGCTGCCGAAGGAGCTGCCGGCGGGGGCGTGGGACGCGCTGCGCTCCACCCGCATCTCGGGCAAGCTCATCGAGCTGCAGCTCGACCGCGGCCCCGGCTCGGGGGGCGGGTCCAGCAGCGGCAGGCCCGACCGCAAGCCGCGCCACAAGGGCTGA